In Haematobia irritans isolate KBUSLIRL chromosome 1, ASM5000362v1, whole genome shotgun sequence, a genomic segment contains:
- the LOC142235420 gene encoding uncharacterized protein LOC142235420 produces MIKSQTKKKILCKRCEEEIKEESEDFIQCDKCSNSYHSQCSGLSKREFNRLCENDKEAFICQACEPLGGEDGEIKRELKTIKTELKKLEKLEKLDQLTDSIKFMSEKFDELIKDVKDNKKQIVEIKRENAKLRNEVVNLQSSVKYLNDRIVKNDCIISGLKVNNDVNAKDVVVKLSKDVGVEMTESEVEDAYFLPNRNKTQEKKAVVVKFASKKNKDKLMNIKPKLKENENTKNIYINDFLSRETLSLLNYTKSLKAIGYKSVYAKDGKVFCRKTEISRSIVIRSEEHVDQILTEATTNKHWNRRSNVQNRQLLIPSDDEEEDGATIQETWFKKEITQLYSMPGFESVHCCREDGYGGTSLYINSKIRYSVELSTSVNFLDVLSVKFPEYKVENKPLMVTSFYRSQKCGVNDFINSLSEILSLQARNQLIVVGDSNIDLNRDQRSVDYCSMFQSYDCESAHNMITRPETGTCIDHVFSNVSSRLFIDSIECKLSDHNLICCKVKMQANAPGFIETTNTCVDFIKARSILNEILPGNFLPYTATGLTKEVLSSIQHAVQESSNTVRRKTEIRFVLAPWINKELQELILFKEKLLRQRRKVGIGEKVRLNLQLKRLGKVISSSVRICRIRYYAENLKRSENDSRKTWDFLNKVLGRNKTNEIRLSNSQGEQIVCDQEKADLFNNYFLSSICDLKSQIEVKPDDSINLFGTLVRLNNRFLMENIDLQEIKDAILNLKIDKSAGNDNISPRFIQECVEKISPFLKEIFNKMIYSCEYPDILKIHKTVPIPKKANPKSEGDFRPISILSTIDKVFERIIYEKLSNYFECNKLLYDLQFGFRRGCGTEDAVLNVMRYVCQGLDKGYCGVAGIFFDFTKAFDMVDHQILLKKLECYGVQGPELKLFRSYLTNRKQFVQIKDTRSFLGNVCYGVPQGSGLGPLLFAIYLNDLMNMDFVGKLFMFADDVCLFYPYKYDVALKSFMERDSAMLFEFARINGLLINPSKTKVVRFRPHSTAINHEFRVVIDGRAIEETNHVKYLGIVLQSNMSWDLHIDDVKRKIAPAIGILYKLKWKLDERTKLMIYQSLIMSHVNYLASVYGYNSNCNALRSLQFCQNRALKVIYNLPLNYPTNLLFTTAAKDILTIYGIHEYQVLVFVYKCIHKLGHHTINFIQNQTHCNTRNQQNLRIPLCRLEKSKQRIDFTASFKYNNLPQSIKSITRISAYKRACKP; encoded by the exons ATGATAAAAAGTCAaactaaaaagaaaattctgtgCAAACGTTGCGAAGAAGAAATCAAAGAGGAATCGGAAGATTTCATACAGTGCGACAAGTGCAGTAACAGTTACCACTCTCAATGCTCAGGTCTGAGCAAGAGAGAATTCAATCGATTGTGTGAGAATGATAAAGAGGCATTTATCTGCCAAGCATGTGAACCATTGGGTGGTGAAGATGGAGAAATAAAGAGAGAGCTAAAAACAATCAAAACTGAACTTAAGAAACTtgagaaattggaaaaattggatCAGCTGACTGATTCGATTAAATTTATGTCTGAGAAGTTTGATGAATTAATTAAGGACGTGaaagataataaaaaacaaattgttgaaattaaaagagaaaatGCGAAGCTAAGGAATGAAGTTGTAAATTTACAATCATCTGTTAAATATCTAAATGATCGAATTGTAAAAAATGATTGTATCATAAGTGGACTAAAAGTAAACAATGATGTTAATGCCAAGGATGTTGTTGTGAAACTGTCAAAAGATGTTGGAGTGGAAATGACTGAAAGTGAAGTGGAAGATGCATATTTTCtgccaaatagaaataaaacacaaGAGAAAAAAGCTGTTGTGGTAAAATTTGCATCCAAGAAAAATAAAGATAAACTAATGAACATAAAACCAAAACTAAAGGAAaatgaaaacacaaaaaatatttacataaatgaTTTTTTAAGCAGAGAAACATTGAGTCTGCTCAATTACACGAAATCCTTGAAAGCAATCGGTTATAAATCAGTTTATGCTAAAGATGGAAAGGTGTTTTGTAGAAAAACTGAAATTTCAAGAAGTATTGTCATCAGATCTGAAGAACATGTTGACCAAATCCTCACGGAAGCAACAACAAACAAGCACTGGAATAGAAGATCCAATGTACAGAATAGACAATTACTTATTCCCAGTGATGATGAGGAAGAAGATGGAGCAA CAATACAGGAAACTTGGTTCAAAAAAGAAATTACCCAATTATATTCAATGCCAGGTTTTGAAAGTGTTCATTGTTGCAGAGAGGATGGATATGGTGGTACATCATTATATATAAACAGCAAAATTCGATATTCTGTTGAATTATCTACAAGTGTGAATTTCTTGGATGTATTAAGTGTCAAATTTCCCGAATATAAAGTTGAGAATAAGCCGTTGATGGTTACGTCATTCTATAGATCACAGAAATGCGGTGTCAATGACTTCATAAACtctttaagtgaaattttgagtcttcAAGCTAGAAATCAACTGATTGTAGTTGGAGATTCAAATATTGATCTAAACCGGGACCAACGAAGTGTTGATTACTGTTCTATGTTTCAGAGTTACGATTGTGAAAGTGCACATAATATGATAACAAGACCAGAAACTGGAACCTGTATAGATCATGTTTTCAGTAACGTATCGTCAAGGTTGTTTATTGATTCGATTGAGTGTAAGCTTTCAGATCACAATTTGATTTGTTGTAAGGTTAAAATGCAGGCAAATGCGCCTGGCTTCATAGAGACTACAAATACTTGCGTTGATTTTATTAAGGCAAGGagtattttaaatgaaatactaCCTGGGAATTTTTTGCCTTATACGGCAACTGGTTTGACTAAGGAGGTATTATCGTCTATTCAACATGCAGTTCAAGAATCGTCCAATACTGTAAGAAGGAAAACGGAAATTAGATTTGTTCTTGCTCCATGGATTAATAAGGAACTTCAGGAATTAATACTGTTTAAGGAGAAATTACTTCGACAGAGACGTAAAGTAGGGATAGGAGAAAAGGTTAGATTGAACCTGCAGTTAAAAAGATTAGGCAAGGTTATAAGCTCCTCAGTAAGAATTTGTAGGATTCGTTATTATGCTGAAAATTTGAAACGAAGCGAAAATGATTCAAGGAAGACGTGGGATTTTTTGAATAAGGTTTTGGGAAGGAATAAGACAAATGAAATAAGACTGTCCAACTCTCAAGGTGAGCAAATAGTTTGTGACCAAGAGAAGGCGGATTTGTTCAATAATTACTTCCTTTCATCAATTTGTGACTTGAAGTCTCAGATCGAAGTCAAACCGGATGACTCGATAAATCTATTTGGTACACTTGTTAGATTAAATAATAGATTTCTTATGGAGAATATTGATTTGCAGGAGATAAAGGATGCCATTCTAAACTTGAAGATAGACAAGAGTGCTGGGAATGATAATATTTCTCCGAGATTTATTCAAGAATGTGTAGAGAAGATTTCACCATTCCTCAAAGAGATTTTCAATAAGATGATTTATTCTTGCGAATATCCAGATATTCTAAAGATTCACAAAACTGTTCCAATTCCTAAGAAAGCTAATCCAAAATCTGAGGgagattttagacccatttctaTACTCTCAACTATCGATAAAGTCTTTGAGAGGATTATATACGAGAAACTGTCGAATTATTTTGAATGTAATAAGTTGCTCTATGATCTGCAATTTGGTTTTAGGAGAGGATGTGGTACAGAGGATGCAGTCTTGAATGTAATGCGTTATGTTTGCCAGGGTTTAGATAAAGGTTATTGTGGAGTCGCaggaatattttttgatttcaccAAAGCCTTTGATATGGTTGATCATCAAATCTTGTTGAAGAAACTTGAATGTTATGGTGTTCAAGGGCCTGAACTTAAATTATTCAGAAGTTATTTGACAAATAGGAAACAGTTTGTGCAAATTAAGGATACACGAAGTTTTTTGGGTAACGTTTGCTATGGTGTACCACAGGGTAGTGGTCTTGGGCCCCTACTATTTGCTATATATTTGAATGACCTAATGAATATGGACTTTGTTGGCAAGCTTTTCATGTTTGCGGATGATGTTTGCCTTTTTTATCCTTATAAGTATGACGTGGCTTTAAAATCTTTCATGGAAAGGGATTCAGCGATGTTGTTTGAGTTTGCCAGGATCAATGGTTTACTTATCAATCCAAGTAAGACAAAGGTTGTTCGTTTTCGCCCTCATTCTACAGCTATAAATCATGAATTTCGCGTGGTTATTGATGGAAGGGCCATTGAGGAGACAAATCATGTCAAGTATTTGGGTATTGTTCTCCAAAGTAACATGTCATGGGACTTGCATATTGATGATGTGAAGAGAAAGATTGCTCCAGCCATTGGTATATTGTATAAATTGAAATGGAAACTCGATGAGAGGACAAAACTAATGATTTATCAATCTTTGATAATGTCGCATGTGAACTATTTAGCTAGTGTTTATGGCTACAACAGTAATTGTAATGCTTTAAGATCGctacaattctgtcaaaatagGGCATTGAAAGTTATTTATAATTTACCACTGAACTACCCAACAAATCTTTTGTTCACAACAGCTGCGAAGGATATTCTAACCATTTATGGAATTCATGAATATCAGGTTCTAGTTTTCGTGTATAAATGCATTCATAAATTGGGTCACcatacaataaattttatacaaaatcagACACATTGCAATACAAGAAATCAGCAGAATCTCAGAATTCCGCTGTGCAGATtggaaaaaagtaaacaaagaaTAGATTTTACTGCAAGcttcaaatataataatctacCACAGAGTATAAAATCCATTACCAGAATCTCAGCATATAAAAGAGCAT GTAAGCCTTGA